In Nisaea acidiphila, the DNA window TTACAAAATCCAGATCGCGGCCCTGCGCAATCAGGACGCGGCCAAGCGCGAATGGACCCGTGTACAGTCGGCGAACAAGGCCCTGCTCGGTGCCCTGAGCCCGACTTTTCAGCGTATCAGTACGGATAACGGGGTTTTCTTCCGGGTCCAGGGCGGTCCACTGACGGAGAATGCCGCGAAACAGGCCTGTGACGCTCTCAAGGCCAAGGGGCAGGCCTGCCTCGTCGTCAGACGCTAGACCAGATCGGAACACATGATGCGCGCGCTGATTCTCGGCTGCGCCGGTCCGGAACTGACCCGGGCCGAGCGCCAGTTCTTCGTCGAAACCGAACCGTTCGGCTTCATCCTGTTCCAGCGCAATTGCGAGAACGTTGAGCAACTTCGCAGGTTGACGGAGGATCTGCGCGATTGCGTCGGGCATAACGCGCCGATCCTGATCGACCAGGAAGGCGGCCGGGTCCAGCGGCTGAAACCGCCGCTTTGGCGCAAGGCACCGCCGGCATCCCTGTTCGGAGAGCTGTATCGGAAAGACCCGGTACGGGCGGAGCAGGCTGTCCGGGTGAATGCCCGCCTGATCGCTGCCGAGCTGACCGCCTGCGGCATCGACGTGGATTGTCTGCCGCTCCTCGATGTTCGTCAGAACGATACCCACGATGCGATTGGCGATCGATCTTTCGGCTACGACGTCGAAACTGTTTCCCGGCTGGGACGCGCTCAGGCAGAGGGTCTCGCGGCAGGTGGTGTAGGTCCTGTGATGAAGCACATTCCGGGACATGGCCGCGCCCGGGTTGATAGCCATTTTGATCTTCCGCGCGTGGATATAGCGGCGGACATTCTGAAAGAAATAGATTTCGCTGCTTTCAAGGCGCTGGCAGGCCTGCCGATGGCGATGACCGGACATGTCGTCTACGAGGCGATCGATCCGGACAACGCCGCGACCCTTTCTTCCACAATCATTTGGGACGTGATCCGTACGGAGATCGGCTTCGACGGGCTGCTGATGACGGACGATATCTCCATGAAGGCGCTCGGAGACCCGCTCGCCGTGTCTTCCGCCCGGTCAATCGA includes these proteins:
- the nagZ gene encoding beta-N-acetylhexosaminidase, with the protein product MRALILGCAGPELTRAERQFFVETEPFGFILFQRNCENVEQLRRLTEDLRDCVGHNAPILIDQEGGRVQRLKPPLWRKAPPASLFGELYRKDPVRAEQAVRVNARLIAAELTACGIDVDCLPLLDVRQNDTHDAIGDRSFGYDVETVSRLGRAQAEGLAAGGVGPVMKHIPGHGRARVDSHFDLPRVDIAADILKEIDFAAFKALAGLPMAMTGHVVYEAIDPDNAATLSSTIIWDVIRTEIGFDGLLMTDDISMKALGDPLAVSSARSIEAGCDLVLHCNGNETEMREVAEAVPELSGEALRRAEATLSFMDRIRREAQPAPMDELLASYGELTGTAA